The Paraburkholderia caffeinilytica genome segment GGAAATCGCTGACGCGCTATGACTCGACCCATTCGAGCGCGCTGACGCGCGCTCTCGGCCATGTGTGCGAAGCGGGTGGAGTGGGTGCGACCGGCTGATCGGTCTGCGCGGTCGAGCTTAGGGGCGTGGAGCCGCTCCATTGGTCCATCGCACCCAACTGGCGATTGAACCCGCCCTGACGAGCCGCTTGCAGCACAAAAACCGCGTCAAGCCAGGCTCGGCACAGGCGTGCCGCTCGAGATGCTCAAGGGCATGACGCGCAAGCCACGCGCAAGATGGCTCTGCAGAAGACGGTAAGTGGACAGCTCGAACGGTCCGTCTGCGCTCGAAGCATGCAGCGCCGCCGCCTGTTCGAGCGAGAGCGCATGCCCAAGGTAACGCCACCGGTCGACAACGTGAAAAGCGCGCGCGTGCGACGCTTCTTCGCGCTCCTCAAATACGATCGGACCTTCGAACGGCCAGGGCGCATCCACCGGATCGCCCTTCATGACGCGGGGCACCCGGTTGTGACCGGGACGCAATGTCGCGATCCATTGCGCCTCCGCGAGCATGGCGCCCAACTCGCCGCCAGTGGCGCGCCACTCGACCCGCCGCACTTGTTGTGCGAGCCGCACGTCCTTCGACGAACGCCGCTCACCCGTCAGGTGCGAGCGCAGCCGCTGGCGCACACGCACGCTTCGCCCGACATACAGCGGCAGATCGCCTTCCCCATAAAACGCATAGACACCGCAACCGGCCGGTGCGGTGTCGAGCAGATCTTCAGTGATATCCCCGGCAAGCCGGTAGCGCCGCGTCGTGCGCTCGATCTGTGCCTGCAGAACGTCCGGCGGCACGAGACCGCTATGCAGACGTTGCCAGAACTGCCAGATCAGATCGGCGTCGGCGAGCGCGCGGTGGCGGTCGGATGGGACGAGGCCATGACGCTCCACCAATGCGTCGAGTCCATGACGCTTTTCCGCCGGAAACAAAGCGCGCGACAGCCGCACGGTGCACAGCACATCCGGATCGAACGCGAGTCCGGCCCGGCGAAACTCCCCGCGCAGAAAACCGCGATCGAAACTGGCGTTGTGCGCGACGAACAGTTTGCCGTTCAGGCGCTCGAATAGTGCCGGCGCGATGACATCGAAAGTAGGCGCGCCTCGCACCATCGCGTTCGTGATGCCAGTGAGCTGCTGGATGAAGGAAGGAATCGGTTGCTGAGGATCGACCAGACTGCTCCAACGCGACACGCCGGCCGGTCCTATTTCAACCACGCCGATTTCGGTGATGCGATGCTCGCTGGTCGAGCCGCCGGTGGTTTCAAGGTCGACGAAGACGATCGGCACATCTTGGGCCGGTTCCGGCAGAAACTGTTCAGACATGGAAAGGGATACTTTGGACGCGTGGCTTTGCGGCAAGTATGCACCAGTTAGCCGGCGGGCAACCAGCCACTACTGCTTTGCCCTGGTCGTCCGTCGTCGTGCGGGACAAAAACTGCCTTCCCGCGCGGCCCGGGATTCACCCATAAAGGTGTTAATCGTTATTATTTTTTATGATGCCGATTCTGGATTCCAGGGCGCAATTTACACCTCAATGTTTCCCGGATTAATCCGAACCAGATAGTTAACGACTTCCGTCGCGATGGTAATAACGAATTACCCATAAAAAAAAGCCTTCGCGTCTGGCGAAGGCTTTTTGGCGATCAGCGGCTGCGCGGCGATATACGCGGAGCAGCGCAGTGCGGCTTATAGCGGCTGGATGTTCGCCGCTTGCTTACCCTTCGGGCCGGCCTTGACCTCGAAGGAAACGCGCTGGCTTTCCTTCAGCGACTTGAAGCCTTCGGTGCGGATCTCCGAAAAGTGCGCGAACAGGTCTTCGCCGCCCGAATCCGATGTAATGAAGCCAAAGCCCTTAGCATCGTTGAACCATTTGACGACACCAGTTTCCATATTCCAGTTTTCCTCGAGGATTTATCAAAATCGGGGCATTGCCCTCAAGCTGAATTTCATGGCCATTTCATCTGCGATCGGGCATTTGCAAAACCCTAAGCACTTGCAAATCTGGCAGTTGAAATCCAGCATCGCTGTTATACGGGGAACGAAGAATCAACGTCAAGCGAATTTTTCACATTCACTTAGCGCGCGGTGCGATAAGTCAATGTCGGACCAATCGAAATATTCTGAAGGCATATTCAGCAAAAACAGAATAACGCTTCACGTCAATATTACCTATTCAATATCGAATACAGCTGTTATCGGAAATAATTTCAGGATGCCGACGAAAATATGTAACAAGACATGTTTTTAGTAAGTGTTTGTCCGAGTTGTTGCGCCGCACTCATGCCAGCATGATGGAAATCAGTACTGGGAAGTCATGCGCGTCAGGAGATTGCCATGCTGTTCAATGAATTCCGTCGCTTCGTCGCCTGGTTCACCCAATCGCACGCAAAGACAGTTGCTGCGCAATCCGGGCCGGTCGCCACGTCAGCTTCGGCCTTCGCGGTCGATCCCATGTGGCATGGGGACCACTGGCAAAATCTGCTTTCGTCACCCATGGATGCTCGCCACTATGTCATGGAAGACTGGAGCGTTTCGGCAGCGGCCGACTGGAGTGAAGCGGAAGGTGCTGCGCCAGCGCACTGACTAGCGTCCGCGAAACCGCAACCGGAAGGCAAAAAAAAGCGCGACTGGGAAGTCGCGCCGACAAAGGTTTGGAGATCTTTTTCGTCAACGAAAAAGTCTGCTTCGGAAAGCAGTGTCTCCAGTATAACTGGCTTAGTCGATATCGATTATTAACACAATCGGCAACCATCTATTGCTATAACGACAACAATCTTTTTTACGATTTATCGCGTTGTTTTTTTGCATCGATTACTGTAGCAAATGAACAACGCGATTCAGTTGACTCGCCTCTCACTTTCACCGGAATAACGCTGCAAGCCTTTATCAGCAAGGCTTAAGCGGCATTCGTCTATCGTTTCATATCCCGTAATACTTTATTGTGAAATTCGGAACATCCGTGTTGCGGGGCGCCTCTCTACACTCTGCCTAATCGGAAACCGGCGCGTGGCATATAGCGCGCTTCTCATGCGGATTTCGCCTCTCGCAGCGCCCGCGTGAAGGTCTCCTTAAGCCTGGGTTCAACGCCCACTCTAGCTCTCGGAGTTACAAGATGAAGAAGACTCTCATGGTCGCCGCCCTCACGGGCGTTTTTGCAACGGCAGCACATGCCCAGAGCAGCGTCACGCTGTATGGCTTGATCGACGCCGGCATCACCTATACGAATAACCAGCACGGCCACAGCAACTGGCAGGAAACGAGCGGCTCGGTGAACGGCAGCCGTTGGGGCTTGCGTGGTTCGGAAGATCTCGGTGGCGGCCTGAAGGCCATCTTCACGTTGGAAAACGGCTTCGGCATCAACAACGGCACGCTGAAGCAAGGTGGCCGTGAATTCGGCCGTCAAGCGTTCGTCGGCTTGTCGAGCGACCAGTTCGGCGCCGTGACCCTCGGCCGTCAATACGACAGCATGGTGGACTTCGTCGGCCCGCTGTCCCTGACGGGCACGCAGTACGGCGGCACGCAGTTCGCCCACCCGTTCGATAACGACAACCTGAACAACTCGTTCCGCGTCAACAACTCGGTCAAGTACACCAGCGCGAACTACGGCGGCTTCAAGGGCGGCGCCATGTACGGCTTCTCGAACCAGGCTGGCGGATTTGCGAACAACCGCGCCTACAGCGTTGGTGGAACGTATAACTGGGGTGGCCTGAACGTCGCAGCGGCGTTCATGCAGTTGAACGGCAGCGGCACGGCGAATACCGGCGGCGCAGTGTCGGACGACTTCACGTTCGCGTCAAAGCGTCAGCAAACCTGGGGAGCAGGCGCGAACTACACGTTCGGCCCGGCAACGGCCGGCGTCCTCTACACGCAGACCAACCTGACGGGCCTGACAGGCCTCAGCGCGGCCGCATCGGGCTTCTCCAACGGCGTCGCGTTGCCGAGCAACAGCGCCCACTTCCAGAACTTCGAAGTGAACGGCCGTTATGCCCTCACACCGGCATTGAGCCTGGCGGGTTCGTACACCTACACGCGCGCAAGCCTCAATGGCGTGCGTCCGAACTACAACCAGTTCAACCTGCAAACGGACTACGCGCTGTCGAAGCGCACGGACGTGTACCTGCAGGGCGTGTATCAGCGCGTCAACGAAGGCTCGGGCCTGGATGCAAACATCAATGGCCTGGGCGCGGCGTCGTCGACGAACAGCCAGGTCGCAGTGACCGCAGGTCTGCGTCACCGCTTCTAAAGCAGCTGGCAACACCTGCAGTATCGAAGGCGCCGTTCGCGGCGCCTTTTTTTATGCCGCCTGGCCACCGGTATCAGGTAGCGGATACTTAACGTCCAGGATGTCGATCGGCTGGGGGCCGGCTGGCGTGTACAACGTCACCGTATCGCCGATCTTTGCCTTGAGCAACGCCCGCGCGATCGGCGAGATCCAGCTCACATGGCCGACATCGAGGTCGACCTCGTCGACGCCGACAATTGTCAGCGTATGCACCTCGCCGTCTTCCGTTGCGTATTCGACGGTCGCGCCGAAGAAAACCTGGTCGATGTTTTCCTGTTTGCTGCTGTCGACCACTTCCGCGATGTCGAGACGCTTGGTCAGAAAGCGAATCCGCCGGTCGATTTCTCGCAGGCGGCGTTTGCCATAGATGTAATCGCCGTTTTCCGAGCGGTCGCCGTTCGAGGCCGCCCACGACACGAGTCTGACCACCTCCGGCCGCTCGACATCGATGAGATGCAGCAGTTCATCGCGCATACGCCGATGACCGGCGGGCGTAATGTAGTTTTTCGTACCCGCGGGGATTTCGGGCTGGGCGACGTCGAGCTCGTCGTCATTCTCTTCGCTCGACTCTTTGACAAAGGCCTTGTTCATGATGGTCCATTAACTGCAGCAATCGACTGCCTATCAAGGGTACACGATCAGGGCAATGAGACAAATCGCAGTTACATGCTTCCCTTTTTGAAAACCTTTGCTATAATCTCGTTTCTGCGTGCGGCTGTAGCTCAGTTGGATAGAGTACTTGGCTACGAACCAAGGGGTCGTGGGTTCGAATCCTGCCAGCCGCACCACTTATTCGAGGGCCTCCCTCCGGGGAGGCCCTTACGTTTTACCCGGCTTCATTGCAGTATCATCGTATTAAGCGTCACCTGTTTAGCGTGCGGCTGTAGCTCAGTTGGATAGAGTACTTGGCTACGAACCAAGGGGTCGTGGGTTCGAATCCTGCCAGCCGCACCACCTATGAAGGGCCTTCTGATCGGAAGGCCCTTTGTTTTTGCGTGACCGGTTCCTGCTTCAACCCGTTCCTGCTTCAACCGGCCCATCCCGCCAAACCCCTGGCCTTGACGGCGCCACCGCGGCTACCGCGGTATCGACTGAATGTCACCGATCTGCCCATCGGGACTCTGCACATCCTCGAACGAACCTTCCGCTGCTTCCTCGCCGATCAACATCGCCCGCTCGCCAGTCACAGCCTGCGCCTGCTGCAACACCTCGTCCACGCTCCGGCCGAAACGGCTTTCAACAAACGCCCGCAGCAGCGCGACCCGTAACGAGTCTCCACGCCCTTCCACGGTTCGATGGCTGCCTTCGAACTCCGCGATGCAATGTGCCGCGCCATGATCGGTGCGTTCACGCACCTCCAGCCGCTGCGCGCGCTCCAGCACCACAGCGGCCGCTTCCCATGACGTGGACGGCGTAAAACGCCCATCCCACGGGCGGCCGCGGTCGATGCCGCGGATCGAGACGGTTTCGCCGCTGTCGGTAAAGTAGATTTCGCGTACGAAGTCGTGCAGGCTGCGCGCCACCCAGTAATCGAGCGCCACGCCGGCGAGGTCGGCTACGTTCATAAGCGTTCCCCCTAAGGTTCCGGTGAGACTGGCTGACAGGCGGGTACGTTCAGATTCGAACGAAGGCCGCCTGGCGCCCTCCCGAGGCGAGCAGTCGTCCATCGCCGCCGAGCAGACCCGACCCAGCCGTCAGATCAGTAATCCGCCCGCTCGCGGTCGATCCGCATCCCGCCGTCGTGACGGTGATGGCCCTCCTCGCTCGGCCGCTCACGCGCAATACGCATCACGTCCGGATTCGTACGCACGCGACGCATGACGTTGGCGAGATGGACGCGATCGCTCACCTGGATCACGAAGCGCAGCACCGTAGACTCCTGCGACAGATCTTCGTCCATCGCGATGTGGACGATGTTCGCGTCCGCCGACGTGATGTCGGCCGCCACGCGGGCGAATACGCCCTTGGTGTTCTTGACCAGCACCTTTACCGCGACGTCGAACAGACGTCCCGGCTGCGGCGCCCACGCCACGTCGATCCAGCGGCCCGGATCGCGGCGGTGAATACGCTGTGCGACGCGGCAGTCCGTGG includes the following:
- a CDS encoding cold-shock protein translates to METGVVKWFNDAKGFGFITSDSGGEDLFAHFSEIRTEGFKSLKESQRVSFEVKAGPKGKQAANIQPL
- a CDS encoding porin yields the protein MKKTLMVAALTGVFATAAHAQSSVTLYGLIDAGITYTNNQHGHSNWQETSGSVNGSRWGLRGSEDLGGGLKAIFTLENGFGINNGTLKQGGREFGRQAFVGLSSDQFGAVTLGRQYDSMVDFVGPLSLTGTQYGGTQFAHPFDNDNLNNSFRVNNSVKYTSANYGGFKGGAMYGFSNQAGGFANNRAYSVGGTYNWGGLNVAAAFMQLNGSGTANTGGAVSDDFTFASKRQQTWGAGANYTFGPATAGVLYTQTNLTGLTGLSAAASGFSNGVALPSNSAHFQNFEVNGRYALTPALSLAGSYTYTRASLNGVRPNYNQFNLQTDYALSKRTDVYLQGVYQRVNEGSGLDANINGLGAASSTNSQVAVTAGLRHRF
- the greB gene encoding transcription elongation factor GreB, translated to MNKAFVKESSEENDDELDVAQPEIPAGTKNYITPAGHRRMRDELLHLIDVERPEVVRLVSWAASNGDRSENGDYIYGKRRLREIDRRIRFLTKRLDIAEVVDSSKQENIDQVFFGATVEYATEDGEVHTLTIVGVDEVDLDVGHVSWISPIARALLKAKIGDTVTLYTPAGPQPIDILDVKYPLPDTGGQAA
- a CDS encoding phage protein NinX family protein; protein product: MNVADLAGVALDYWVARSLHDFVREIYFTDSGETVSIRGIDRGRPWDGRFTPSTSWEAAAVVLERAQRLEVRERTDHGAAHCIAEFEGSHRTVEGRGDSLRVALLRAFVESRFGRSVDEVLQQAQAVTGERAMLIGEEAAEGSFEDVQSPDGQIGDIQSIPR
- a CDS encoding exonuclease domain-containing protein; translation: MSEQFLPEPAQDVPIVFVDLETTGGSTSEHRITEIGVVEIGPAGVSRWSSLVDPQQPIPSFIQQLTGITNAMVRGAPTFDVIAPALFERLNGKLFVAHNASFDRGFLRGEFRRAGLAFDPDVLCTVRLSRALFPAEKRHGLDALVERHGLVPSDRHRALADADLIWQFWQRLHSGLVPPDVLQAQIERTTRRYRLAGDITEDLLDTAPAGCGVYAFYGEGDLPLYVGRSVRVRQRLRSHLTGERRSSKDVRLAQQVRRVEWRATGGELGAMLAEAQWIATLRPGHNRVPRVMKGDPVDAPWPFEGPIVFEEREEASHARAFHVVDRWRYLGHALSLEQAAALHASSADGPFELSTYRLLQSHLARGLRVMPLSISSGTPVPSLA